In the genome of Candidatus Aegiribacteria sp., one region contains:
- a CDS encoding DEAD/DEAH box helicase: MRKQVHSREIGSRKDHSITPQKFPLPKGVFGILIPEIQRALASEGYTTPTPIQEQCIPHLLKGRDLLGTAQTGTGKTAAFALPLLQRLNNNYRRPQQRTPRALILTPTRELAAQIGESIHTYGRFLKLRHAVIYGGVKQFHQVKAMNNGIDILVATPGRLLDLIQQGFIHLNEVEVFILDEGDRMLDMGFIPDIKRVLSHVPDDRQTLLFSATMAPKIVELARTMVRNPVRITITPDQPVVENITQKVLFVGKKNKDALLLSLLSDPSIYKALIFTQMKHTANKVVSKLSATGVKSTAIHGNKSQAGRIKALDGFKRGRFRVLVATDVAARGLDVDDITHVINYDLPMESETYIHRIGRTARAGASGDAISFCSTEDRAYLREIEHLLGKPLPTEMKHAYHCHEAFHSNLPAPKNFGRGNGNRTKRSKGAHSRSSGYNRGRR; this comes from the coding sequence CAACGGGCTTTAGCTTCGGAAGGCTATACTACTCCCACACCCATTCAGGAGCAGTGCATTCCGCACTTGCTGAAAGGACGGGATCTGTTGGGTACTGCCCAGACAGGCACCGGGAAAACTGCCGCCTTTGCTCTACCACTTCTACAGCGGCTGAACAACAACTACCGCCGGCCCCAACAAAGAACTCCCCGTGCCCTCATTCTCACACCAACGCGTGAACTCGCGGCACAGATAGGAGAGAGCATCCATACTTATGGTCGCTTCTTAAAACTCCGACATGCTGTGATCTACGGTGGAGTGAAACAGTTTCACCAAGTTAAAGCCATGAATAACGGAATCGATATTCTCGTTGCTACGCCCGGCCGACTGCTTGATCTGATACAACAGGGATTCATCCACCTGAATGAGGTGGAAGTTTTTATTCTGGATGAAGGAGATCGGATGCTTGACATGGGTTTCATTCCCGACATCAAGAGGGTGTTGTCTCATGTTCCGGATGATCGTCAGACCCTGCTATTTTCAGCCACTATGGCTCCAAAAATTGTGGAGTTGGCCAGAACCATGGTTCGCAATCCCGTACGGATTACCATCACACCAGATCAACCGGTAGTGGAGAACATCACTCAGAAGGTGCTCTTCGTCGGGAAAAAGAACAAGGATGCCCTCCTGTTATCTCTTCTGAGCGACCCATCAATATATAAGGCTCTCATTTTCACTCAGATGAAGCATACCGCAAACAAAGTGGTTTCAAAGTTATCTGCAACTGGTGTTAAAAGTACTGCCATTCACGGCAACAAAAGCCAGGCTGGACGCATCAAGGCGTTGGATGGCTTCAAGCGGGGCCGTTTCCGAGTGCTTGTCGCTACAGACGTGGCAGCACGAGGATTGGATGTGGACGACATCACCCATGTAATCAATTACGATCTTCCCATGGAATCTGAAACATACATACACAGAATCGGACGCACTGCACGAGCGGGAGCGAGCGGTGACGCTATTTCGTTCTGCAGCACCGAGGATCGAGCCTACCTGCGGGAAATAGAACACTTGCTGGGCAAACCATTACCCACCGAGATGAAGCACGCCTATCATTGCCACGAAGCATTCCATTCCAACCTGCCGGCTCCGAAGAATTTCGGTCGCGGTAATGGAAACAGAACGAAAAGGAGCAAGGGTGCTCATTCTCGAAGTAGTGGATACAACCGTGGCAGGCGTTAA